The following are encoded together in the Rhodopirellula bahusiensis genome:
- a CDS encoding DUF2293 domain-containing protein, producing the protein MADRSTETLTGSPGPQERTVRLASGEVCEVPSGWELLPPGDAGVTRRVKAAGPTWTIKEKKGRREFSQGLWADAKQIADAKASMEATRSTAGYAKKQAAAKKRRDEKQGEYVQDFFQAVCGFLKFAPEYSAVARNLAKAVTEHATPVGSGTVARTERIPIQRRAESAVIAWMRHQTTAYDDMKIERVKGRRREVRRELAAKSRELLQKYRSGEADAMVGCPLAKALRG; encoded by the coding sequence ATGGCGGATCGATCCACTGAAACATTGACTGGTTCTCCGGGGCCGCAAGAACGTACGGTTCGTTTGGCATCCGGTGAGGTCTGCGAAGTGCCGAGCGGATGGGAGTTGTTGCCTCCCGGCGACGCCGGTGTGACTCGTCGTGTAAAGGCCGCTGGGCCGACTTGGACGATCAAAGAAAAGAAGGGGCGACGAGAATTTTCGCAGGGGCTTTGGGCGGACGCGAAGCAGATCGCGGATGCAAAAGCATCGATGGAGGCGACTCGTTCCACCGCGGGCTACGCTAAGAAACAGGCCGCAGCGAAAAAGCGACGCGACGAAAAACAGGGCGAATACGTCCAGGACTTCTTTCAAGCGGTTTGCGGTTTTTTGAAGTTCGCACCGGAGTATTCCGCCGTGGCCAGGAACCTTGCCAAGGCCGTGACGGAACATGCGACTCCGGTTGGCAGCGGCACGGTCGCTCGGACCGAACGCATTCCCATCCAGCGTCGAGCCGAATCCGCCGTCATCGCTTGGATGCGTCACCAAACAACGGCCTACGACGACATGAAGATCGAACGAGTCAAAGGCCGCCGCCGAGAAGTCCGACGCGAGCTGGCGGCAAAGTCACGCGAGTTGCTGCAGAAATACCGCTCCGGCGAAGCGGACGCGATGGTTGGTTGCCCGTTGGCCAAGGCGTTGCGGGGATAG
- a CDS encoding sulfatase: MLRSPLTFSPHSRAPFKLVASALLLLATIASSANLSAQAGEEASPSRPNVLLFLVDDLGWADLGCYGSTYHETPQIDALAESGTRFTNAYAACPVCSPTRASILTGRHPVRVDVTDWIPGMSTDRAQNPRFQHVDDRDNLALDEVTLAEHLRDAADYQTFFLGKWHLGDIGHLPTDQGFQINIGGGHKGSPPGGYYSPWKNPYLKAKQDGEYLTTRLTDEAVSLVDSASREDKPFFMMMSYYNVHSPITPDKRTIDHFQEKQSNTPKLQGDTPTINERDAVTRGRQDNPAYASMVKAVDTSVGRILKALKEHGVDDNTLVVFFSDNGGLSTLRKFGPTCNSPLRAGKGWLYEGGIREPLLVRLPKSMSATATAKASSLQPKVVDTIACSTDLFPTILDVVGLPLQAELHADGTSLLPTIDGEAAAADASPRDLHWHYPHYHGSLWRPGAAIRRGDYKLIEFYETDTAELYDLSVDIGETNDLSKTEPERFAELRDALRKWQTDMGAKMPVPNPNFHSSN, from the coding sequence ATGCTGCGATCTCCCCTGACTTTTTCACCGCACTCGCGTGCTCCCTTCAAACTTGTGGCATCAGCTCTGTTGCTGCTCGCAACGATCGCCTCTTCAGCGAACCTGTCGGCGCAGGCGGGAGAAGAAGCATCACCGTCTCGTCCCAACGTTCTATTGTTCTTGGTCGATGACTTGGGTTGGGCGGACCTAGGGTGCTACGGCAGCACCTACCACGAGACCCCGCAGATCGATGCGTTGGCCGAATCGGGAACTCGATTCACCAACGCTTACGCCGCCTGCCCCGTGTGCTCACCCACGCGAGCGAGCATCCTGACCGGACGTCACCCAGTTCGTGTGGATGTCACCGACTGGATCCCGGGCATGTCGACCGACCGAGCCCAGAACCCTCGTTTCCAACACGTCGACGACCGAGACAACCTGGCTTTGGACGAAGTCACGCTCGCTGAACACCTGCGAGACGCCGCCGACTACCAAACATTCTTCCTTGGCAAATGGCACCTTGGCGATATCGGGCACCTGCCCACTGACCAAGGGTTCCAAATCAACATCGGAGGCGGTCACAAAGGTTCGCCACCGGGCGGTTATTACTCGCCATGGAAGAACCCGTATTTGAAAGCCAAACAAGACGGCGAATACTTGACGACGCGTCTGACGGACGAAGCCGTTTCATTGGTCGACTCTGCATCCCGTGAAGACAAACCATTCTTCATGATGATGAGCTACTACAACGTTCATTCGCCCATCACTCCCGACAAACGAACGATCGATCACTTCCAAGAGAAACAATCGAACACGCCGAAACTCCAAGGCGACACGCCAACGATTAACGAACGAGATGCTGTCACGCGAGGCCGGCAGGATAACCCGGCTTACGCGTCAATGGTGAAAGCCGTCGACACCAGTGTCGGTCGTATCTTAAAAGCGTTGAAGGAGCATGGTGTCGATGACAACACACTGGTCGTGTTCTTCTCCGACAACGGCGGTCTGTCGACGCTTCGCAAGTTTGGGCCAACCTGCAATTCGCCCCTGCGAGCTGGCAAGGGTTGGTTGTACGAAGGCGGAATTCGCGAACCATTGCTGGTCCGTCTGCCGAAATCGATGTCAGCGACCGCAACCGCCAAGGCAAGTTCGCTTCAACCAAAGGTCGTCGACACGATCGCGTGCAGCACCGATTTGTTTCCAACCATCCTCGATGTGGTCGGGTTGCCACTTCAAGCTGAGTTGCATGCGGACGGAACAAGCTTGCTACCCACGATCGATGGCGAAGCAGCCGCTGCTGACGCCTCACCTCGTGACTTGCACTGGCACTACCCACACTACCATGGTTCGCTTTGGCGTCCTGGTGCCGCGATTCGGCGTGGCGACTACAAATTGATCGAGTTCTACGAAACTGACACCGCAGAACTGTATGATCTATCGGTCGACATCGGCGAAACCAACGACCTGTCGAAAACCGAGCCCGAACGTTTCGCTGAACTGCGTGACGCACTTCGCAAATGGCAAACTGACATGGGAGCCAAAATGCCGGTTCCCAATCCGAACTTCCACTCTTCGAACTGA